The Oncorhynchus mykiss isolate Arlee chromosome 17, USDA_OmykA_1.1, whole genome shotgun sequence genomic interval GACCCGCCCTGCGTCCCCCAGGCTCCAGACCTGCAGCCCCCCGGCCCACCCCAGGCcgctctacctccccctccccaggAGACAAACCCTCCCCAAGTGACAAACCTTCACCCCCGGAGCCCCAGCACTCCCACCGCCCCTCTCTCCCCGACATCTCCCGCCCCTCAACCAGTGCcagctcctcccactcctccagtGGGGGCATGAAGCACAGTACTTCAGGCTCAGCTCCGCCCCCTCCTTCAGGCATGAAACATAGCACATCAGCCCCACCCGCTCCACCTTCTTCAACAGGGGCCATGAAGCCCAGCACATCCGTCCCAGCTCCTCCCCCGCCATTTAACCGAGGTGGTTACCGCAGCAATGCCCCGTCAACCCCGCAACAAAAGGCCCCAGTAGGCATCAGCAACAGCCGGGAGAAGCCCCTCCCCCCGCCGCCCCAAAGAGGCCCGGCTCCGCCCAGTTCTGGCCCTCCTCCTTCATCAAGACTGCCTCCTTCCTCCACGCGGCCGCCCACTGGTGGGTCCTCGGCGCCCCCTCCGCCCCCACCTTACAGGCACTCCTCTGGGGGCACCTCCAACGGCCCCATGGGGGACCATGGTGGAGATGGGGCTCCGAAACTTCCCCAGAGGCACAACTCTCTGCACAAGAAGAACACCTCAGGCGGAAGCTACGGCGGACGCAATCATgcacctcctccacccccctcgcCATCTCCAGGACTTCCAGGCGTTGGCAGACCACCCCCACCTGCCAGGGAGCCCCCCAGCAAGAGATCAGGTACTAGAAGATCAATCCTTTCTTCC includes:
- the LOC110493612 gene encoding WAS/WASL-interacting protein family member 2, which gives rise to MPVPPPPPPPPGPPPPPTSNQANNRAPKLNRDEAKGRGALLSDISKGARLKKVGVVNDRSAPIIEKPKESGGGCGRGGGSSVGSGGGPGGLFAGGMPKLRSVGAGDASVGRPALRPPGSRPAAPRPTPGRSTSPSPGDKPSPSDKPSPPEPQHSHRPSLPDISRPSTSASSSHSSSGGMKHSTSGSAPPPPSGMKHSTSAPPAPPSSTGAMKPSTSVPAPPPPFNRGGYRSNAPSTPQQKAPVGISNSREKPLPPPPQRGPAPPSSGPPPSSRLPPSSTRPPTGGSSAPPPPPPYRHSSGGTSNGPMGDHGGDGAPKLPQRHNSLHKKNTSGGSYGGRNHAPPPPPSPSPGLPGVGRPPPPAREPPSKRSAPSAPNPGSRNGGGGQAPLPPPPYRIHSAITPNTTSSEPPHHTRGPRPPPPPSSSSRTGPPPPPPPIRNGYSSSSKSNIEDFESKFDFHPVEDFPPPEEYRNFTKIYPSKSNKPGPGMIRGVPPAPPVAR